The following coding sequences lie in one Zingiber officinale cultivar Zhangliang chromosome 2B, Zo_v1.1, whole genome shotgun sequence genomic window:
- the LOC122048546 gene encoding mitogen-activated protein kinase kinase kinase 20-like, translating into MDWSRGEVLGRGSFATVSLAHVRLLSGDHPLPPLMAVKSTPLSASAVLRNEEAVLSRLDGCPYLIRCFYSDVVSSCTEESYNIFLEYAGGGSLRDLLLRSGGRFPEPAVRRYARAILLGLNYIHECGYAHCDVKLQNVLVFDGGAVKISDFGLSKKADDRAKGFRGTPLYMSPEAAAREEHGAPGDIWALGCAVLEMATGRPPWPNPPDGDAWGLLFKIAFSDASPEIPADLSQKGKDFLRLCFAKDPAQRWTAEMLLRHPFVTSTDAVEDIAGAPWQCTTPLGASPTNVLEIPSLLSPPPASSTPIHASSSPMVEENIPADSCDPSPTDRILELSSPAAPNWASSPPDADSGWIEVRAGVLIQSISP; encoded by the coding sequence ATGGACTGGAGCCGCGGAGAAGTCCTCGGCCGCGGCAGCTTCGCCACCGTCAGCCTCGCCCACGTCCGCCTGCTCTCAGGGGATCATCCTCTGCCTCCGTTGATGGCCGTTAAGTCCACGCCGCTCTCCGCCTCCGCCGTCCTCCGCAACGAGGAAGCCGTCCTCTCCCGCCTCGACGGCTGCCCTTACTTGATTCGCTGTTTCTACTCCGACGTGGTCTCCTCCTGCACAGAGGAGTCTTACAATATTTTCCTCGAGTACGCCGGCGGCGGCTCGCTCCGTGACCTCCTGCTGCGCTCCGGCGGCCGGTTCCCCGAGCCCGCCGTCCGGCGCTACGCCAGAGCAATACTCCTCGGGCTGAATTACATCCACGAATGCGGCTACGCCCACTGCGACGTCAAGCTGCAGAATGTTCTAGTGTTCGACGGTGGCGCCGTCAAAATATCCGATTTCGGCCTCTCCAAGAAGGCCGACGACCGCGCCAAAGGTTTCCGCGGCACTCCGCTGTATATGTCGCCGGAGGCAGCGGCCAGAGAAGAGCACGGAGCGCCGGGAGACATTTGGGCGCTCGGGTGCGCGGTGCTGGAGATGGCTACCGGTCGGCCGCCGTGGCCGAATCCGCCCGACGGGGACGCGTGGGGGTTACTCTTCAAAATCGCCTTCAGCGACGCTTCGCCGGAGATCCCTGCGGATTTATCCCAAAAAGGGAAGGATTTCCTCAGACTCTGCTTCGCCAAAGACCCTGCCCAGAGATGGACGGCCGAGATGCTGCTGAGACATCCATTCGTTACTTCGACCGACGCCGTCGAGGACATCGCCGGTGCACCATGGCAATGCACTACTCCGCTCGGAGCCTCTCCGACGAATGTGCTGGAAATACCTTCCTTGCTTTCCCCGCCTCCTGCCAGTTCTACTCCAATCCACGCTTCATCTTCCCCGATGGTAGAGGAGAATATTCCGGCAGATTCATGCGATCCGTCTCCAACGGATCGAATCCTGgagctctcgtcgccggcggcgcCTAATTGGGCGTCCTCTCCTCCCGACGCAGATTCCGGCTGGATCGAAGTCAGAGCCGGCGTGCTTATCCAATCAATCTCACCTTGA